TCTTTTTCTGCTGCCAGGGCCGCCCGCCCCGGACCTTCTTCGTCCTTGATCATATTCAAAGCAAAATAAAAGCAGCTCCCCTCACCAGGGGTGCTTTCGATCTCAATGGCACCTCCCATCAAACCGACCAGCTCGGTACAGATTGATAAACCGAGTCCAGTTCCACCATATTTCCTGGTCGTGGTACCATCCGCCTGAACAAACTTTTCAAATATTGCTTTCTGCCGCTCAGGCGGGATCCCGATCCCGGTATCACTGACCGAGAACTTCACTCTTGGTCCCATTCTGCCGTTTTTCAGCCTTTCAATCCGGATCTCAATTTTTCCTTTTTCGGTAAACTTCAGCGCGTTGCCGACCAGATTGATCATGACCTGGCGAAGGCGGTTTCTATCGCCAAGATAGAACAACGGCAGATCAGAGCCAACCTCGGTTGTCACTTCCACCCCTTTCGCTTTTGCCGGCAACACGAACATCCCCGATACCGATTCGATCAGCTCGGCCATGTTGTAGGGAATCACCTCAAGCTCCATTTTGCCGGCTTCAATCTTGGAAAGATCGAGGATGTCATTGATCAGGGCAAGCAGGCTCTCGGCAGAATTTTTGACGGTTTTGGCATAGTCTTTCTGGGTGGCGTCAAGATTCGTCTCCTGGAGCAGTCCGCTGAAACCGATAATGGCATTCATCGGCGTCCGTAACTCATGGCTCATATTGGCCAGAAACTCGCTCTTCATCTTGCTGGCATTCATAAGCTGCAGATTAGTCTCTCTTAATTCCGCAGTTCTTTCGGCGATATCCTTCTCCAGATTCCTTGCGTATTCCTGCTCCTTTTCCTGGATCACCTCGTATTGCCGATAATTATCTCCGATCAGCTTGCTGTGCTGGCTCTTCATGACCTCAATCTGGCGACGTAACTGCTCCTGTCCGATTACCGACTCTTTCTGCTCAAGCCTGACCTGGGCCAGATCCACGGAGTTCTTCAGCATCGCTGTTAAAAACGGGGCCATTTCGATCTGGACGTCTGATTCTGGGAACTCGGTCAGCAACAAGGCATTCAAGGACGAAACAGGTAAGGCGTAAACACTCCTGCCGGATACTGTTTTTCTGGTTACCCCTCCTGTGGCAGCATCGGAAGCAAGTGCTTTTTTTATATCATCCGGGAGAAATGAGAAAGGAGGCTCATCGGCAGGATGGTAGCTGCCGTCATTTCCCATGAGCTGAAAAATTGCTCCGGGCAGGAGTTCCCGGATCTGCAAGAGAAATGAGTCATACTTTTCGTTGCCGTCTTCAAGATCACCAAACACATCATCGAGGACGATATCATCCTGCATCACGAACTCTCCCTGACGATGTTATGGGGTAAACCAAAAACCCAGCTCCCGGTTCCTAAATGAATTTCAGGCCGACTCCCCATAGAGCTCCCTGGCCTTGGCCATTTCCCCGGGAAGATCCTTGACAATCACCTTGTAATTATCAAGTTTCTGTTTCACATGACTTACCAGCGACGGAGCGAGAGGTTCAACCTGTCCCTTCACCACCGAATATTTCATTTTCCCGGCAAAATACTCGGCCAGTTGGACGATTCCGATAGCACTCTCCGGTGGGAATTCCCGTTCCTTGTCATGGTGAAATCTCACGGCCTTCAGAACTTCATCCGGAAGCCCCCATTCACGGGCCAGCGCGCCCCCGACCTTGCAATGATCGGTGCCGACAATCTCCCGCTCAAATTCTATGATTGACCTGTCCCCCGGGATATAGGCGACAAACGCTTTACGCAGAAGATCTCCGGCAACCTGATCTTCAGCCACCATTCCGATATCGTGAATGATCCCCGCCAGAAAACAATCTTCACCCGCAAGCCCGAAGATTCTCTTGGCAATCATTTCCGACAGAATCGCCACGGTTGCCGAATGGAACCAGAGGTTGGTTCTGGAGAATCCGCCATTGACTGGAACCTCATCTTTATAAATATCTCTTAAGGCTTCAATCGCCACCAGATTGCGCAGGTTTGCCATGCCCATGAAAACCACAGCTTTGGATATGGATTCGATCTTGTTCACCAGACCGAAATAAGGGCTGTTTACAAGTTTGAGCATCCGGGTTATCAGGACGGGATCCAATTTGATGATCTCTTCGAAATCACGCATGGTTGCATTCCCGGATTTGATCAGCTGATTCACCTTTATTGCAACATGGGGCAATGTTTTCAGGTCGCTGTATTTCCTGACGATCTTGTCGGCGCTGAACATATGGGTATTGGTTATCCGCAGTAATATATCATCCAGTAAACGACAGGAGTAAGGAGAGGATATATTTGGTTATAATTCTTTCAAGCCAGCTCAGATAAAGGCTTTCCCGATTCCTGGTCGAGCCCGTAAGGTCGATTTTATTGAGTTGTCATGCCGGACCTGATCCATCATCCTGACTACCTCAAATGGATAATGAAAAATTGATCAACTGACAGTGTTTCCATTTGAGTCATTCCCGATTATTCCAATTCCTCCGCCGCAACCTCCAGAAGCTCTTCCAGTTCCGCCACCCAGTCACCAATCTCCAGGCTCCCTTCCCTGCCGGCCCGTTCGATTTCGTAGGCAATCGCCCGGACTCCTTCGATACCCAGGCTTGCCGCAGCACCTTTCAAGCTGTGCGCAGCTTTCATTACCCCCTCCGGATCAGCATCATCAAGGGCTTCGTTAATCTTCTCCAGATCAGACGCCGCGGAGGTATTGAACAGATCAATCAGTTCCGCCAGAACCTCTTCATCATCCGCTGCCTGTTCCAGGGCAAAATCCCGGTCCCATTCCAAATCTACCATTTCACTCCCTCCGTGAGGCGGCTCTTATGAACCCTAGAATAACCAGAAAAATTCATACTCATTTTCATTATGCAGAATTATTACAACACTGGGCAAGAAAAATAAGGCTATTGTCGGCAAGGCTGAAAATATCCGCAGACTGGCTCTATCCATTACACGGCAGAACGCAGCAATGCGTAAAGGGCCATCCCCCCTCAGCCATCTTACAGCCACACAAGTTTCATGTATAAAACCGAATCGATTAGTGATGAGTGTTCGGCGAAAAAAGCTCCATCATCCCCCACGACCCACGGCAAGGATCGAGGCAAAGGGGACCACCCCTTCCCGGACCGGCATCAGATGATGCTCCCGTATTGAGACGATGGTCGATCCCAACCCCCCGGGAGCGGGACCACCATCGAGCACGAAATCGATTCCAGTTCGAAAAAAATCACGAACCTGCTCCGCTGAAACGGCGCCCGGCAACCCGCTCGGATTGGCGCTGGTCCCGGTTATCACTCCACCCGAAGCTGCGGTAAGTCTCGTGGCCAGAGGATGCGATGACCACCTGATGCCGACCGTCCCGTGAGAATCGGTGAGGAGTTCAGGCAAATTCCCGCTGCCCGCAAAAATAAGGGTCAAAGGCCCGGGCCAGAATTCCTTTATCAGTGAGGTATAGAGCCCCGGTGTGCCTTTGGTCAGGAGCGACAACCTGCTCAACCCATCGATCAGGACCAGAATTGGCTTGTCGTGGGAACGACCTTTCAGGTCAAAGAGCCGCCGCAAGGCTTCCGGATTAAAAGGGTCGGCGGCAAGACCGTAAAAGGTTTCAGTCGGGAAAGCAACTATCCCGCCTCCCCTGATGATTTCCGCTGCCCTGTTTATTGCTGCGGCCGAAACTGATGAGGCGGAATCGATCATGTTCACAGGGATTATTGCTCCAGCTTTCGGGCCTTTTCCTCAACCTGGGCGACCATTTCAGCTTTAAAAGCAGACAATTTCCCGGCCATTGCAGAATCGGTGACCCCAATAATCTGGGCGGCAAGAATGGCTGCATTTTTGGCGCCTGCCTTGCCGATCCCCATGGTGGCAACCGGAATGCCGGGCGGCATCTGTACGGTTGACAGTAGGGCATCCAGGCCGTTCAGGGAAGAGGCATCAATCGGCACACCAATGACCGGCAGGGTGGTGTGAGCCGCCAGGACCCCCGCCAGATGCGCAGCCATCCCCGCAGCAGCTACGATTGCCTTCAACCCCCGATCTCTGGCCGTGGTTGCGTATTTTGCGGCCCGTTCAGGGGTCCGGTGAGCGGAAGCCACGGTAATTTCGTACGGAATATCGAATTTTTTCAGCTGGTCCACACACGCCTGCATGATCGGCAGATCCGAATCACTTCCCATTACGATACCAATCATCATCAACTCCTGTCCCCGTTGCACGGAGAAGTTAATAGTTAATAGTTAAGAGTTGAGAGTTGAGAGTTCATAAACCCAGGGATTTGGTATATTTTTTAAGCCCGGGGTTGTTTCCACTCTTCACTCTTAGCTTTTCATTCTTCATTCCCTGCGAAGTGCCTTCTGCCCGATATCTTTGCGATAGAAACTGTCCTGCCAGGAGATCATCCCGGCCGCTTGGTAGGCCGAATCAATCGCCTGCTTCAGATTTTCTCCAATGGCGGTGACACCGAGAACCCTGCCTCCCGCATTCACGATCTCGCCATCCTTTTCCGCTGTTCCGGCGTGAAACACGACCACCTCAGGAACCTTGCCAGCCTCTGACAGACCACGAATTTTTCTCCCTTTCTCGTAGGGCCCGGGATAGCCACCGGAAGCGATCACCACACAGACTGTGGGTCGCGGGTCGATCTCGAGTTCAATTTCGGCCAACCTCCCTTCGATCACCGCTTCCATAATATCCACCAAGTCGGTTTTGAGGCGCATCAACAGCGGCTGTGCTTCCGGATCACCAAAACGGCAGTTGAACTCAAGAACCTGTATTTTCCCCTGATCTATCATAAGCCCGGCATACAGTATCCCCTGATAATCACACCCTTCTGCAGCCATTGCCTTGACAGTTTTATACATGACCTTTTCCATGACCTCATCATGTATCTCACGGGTGACGACCGGGGCCGGGGAGTACGCCCC
The Pseudomonadota bacterium DNA segment above includes these coding regions:
- a CDS encoding response regulator → MQDDIVLDDVFGDLEDGNEKYDSFLLQIRELLPGAIFQLMGNDGSYHPADEPPFSFLPDDIKKALASDAATGGVTRKTVSGRSVYALPVSSLNALLLTEFPESDVQIEMAPFLTAMLKNSVDLAQVRLEQKESVIGQEQLRRQIEVMKSQHSKLIGDNYRQYEVIQEKEQEYARNLEKDIAERTAELRETNLQLMNASKMKSEFLANMSHELRTPMNAIIGFSGLLQETNLDATQKDYAKTVKNSAESLLALINDILDLSKIEAGKMELEVIPYNMAELIESVSGMFVLPAKAKGVEVTTEVGSDLPLFYLGDRNRLRQVMINLVGNALKFTEKGKIEIRIERLKNGRMGPRVKFSVSDTGIGIPPERQKAIFEKFVQADGTTTRKYGGTGLGLSICTELVGLMGGAIEIESTPGEGSCFYFALNMIKDEEGPGRAALAAEKESRKATAEAGAEPGRVLLVEDNPVNQKLALILIKKQGCVVDVAGDGVAALDKVKNGVYDLILMDIQMPNMDGLTATRKIREIESLGQRDEYECLAGRQDPVPIVGLTAHARAEDRQKCLDAGMNDVLTKPIIRDILAKVVEKYAKRNS
- a CDS encoding Hpt domain-containing protein, whose protein sequence is MVDLEWDRDFALEQAADDEEVLAELIDLFNTSAASDLEKINEALDDADPEGVMKAAHSLKGAAASLGIEGVRAIAYEIERAGREGSLEIGDWVAELEELLEVAAEELE
- a CDS encoding threonylcarbamoyl-AMP synthase, with product MIDSASSVSAAAINRAAEIIRGGGIVAFPTETFYGLAADPFNPEALRRLFDLKGRSHDKPILVLIDGLSRLSLLTKGTPGLYTSLIKEFWPGPLTLIFAGSGNLPELLTDSHGTVGIRWSSHPLATRLTAASGGVITGTSANPSGLPGAVSAEQVRDFFRTGIDFVLDGGPAPGGLGSTIVSIREHHLMPVREGVVPFASILAVGRGG
- the purE gene encoding 5-(carboxyamino)imidazole ribonucleotide mutase, translated to MMIGIVMGSDSDLPIMQACVDQLKKFDIPYEITVASAHRTPERAAKYATTARDRGLKAIVAAAGMAAHLAGVLAAHTTLPVIGVPIDASSLNGLDALLSTVQMPPGIPVATMGIGKAGAKNAAILAAQIIGVTDSAMAGKLSAFKAEMVAQVEEKARKLEQ
- a CDS encoding HDOD domain-containing protein yields the protein MFSADKIVRKYSDLKTLPHVAIKVNQLIKSGNATMRDFEEIIKLDPVLITRMLKLVNSPYFGLVNKIESISKAVVFMGMANLRNLVAIEALRDIYKDEVPVNGGFSRTNLWFHSATVAILSEMIAKRIFGLAGEDCFLAGIIHDIGMVAEDQVAGDLLRKAFVAYIPGDRSIIEFEREIVGTDHCKVGGALAREWGLPDEVLKAVRFHHDKEREFPPESAIGIVQLAEYFAGKMKYSVVKGQVEPLAPSLVSHVKQKLDNYKVIVKDLPGEMAKARELYGESA